From a region of the Cognatiyoonia koreensis genome:
- a CDS encoding riboflavin synthase: MFTGIITDVGKVLELEQKGDLRARIGTTYDVDGIDLGASIACNGVCLTVIALGHTPQNWFDVQISAETVGATNVGRWSVGTPLNLERALKVGDELGGHIVSGHVDGVAEVVAMRDEGDSTRVTFRAPEPLARFIAPKGSVALDGTSLTVNEVAGREFGINFIPHTKAQTTWGQTQVGDLINLEIDTMARYVARLREYA; the protein is encoded by the coding sequence ATGTTTACGGGCATCATCACGGATGTGGGCAAGGTTCTAGAGCTGGAACAGAAAGGCGATCTGCGCGCCCGGATCGGCACCACCTATGATGTTGACGGCATCGATCTTGGGGCGTCCATCGCCTGCAACGGTGTCTGTCTGACCGTTATCGCACTGGGGCATACACCGCAAAACTGGTTCGATGTCCAGATTTCCGCAGAAACCGTCGGGGCCACTAATGTTGGGCGCTGGTCGGTCGGCACCCCCTTGAACCTTGAACGCGCATTGAAGGTCGGTGACGAATTGGGTGGCCATATCGTATCGGGCCATGTGGACGGTGTGGCCGAGGTCGTGGCGATGCGCGACGAAGGCGACAGTACACGGGTCACTTTCCGCGCCCCCGAACCGCTCGCGCGGTTCATCGCCCCGAAGGGATCGGTCGCGCTGGATGGGACTTCGCTGACCGTGAATGAAGTGGCAGGGCGTGAATTCGGCATCAATTTCATCCCCCATACAAAGGCGCAGACAACGTGGGGCCAGACGCAGGTCGGTGATTTGATCAATCTGGAGATCGACACAATGGCCCGCTATGTTGCGCGCCTGCGCGAATACGCCTGA
- the ribB gene encoding 3,4-dihydroxy-2-butanone-4-phosphate synthase, whose amino-acid sequence MTNTYETPGPVEMDWSDAISPIEDILEDARNGRMFILVDHEDRENEGDLVIPAQMATPDAINFMAKHGRGLICLTLPSERIEALGLPLMATNNSSRHETAFTVSIEAREGVTTGISAHDRARTVAVAIDASKGAVDIATPGHVFPLRARDGGVLVRAGHTEAATDISRLAGLNPSGVICEIMKEDGEMARLPDLVGFAQLHGLKIGTISDLIAYRRRHDNLVRVKSTETITSEFGGEWELRIFSDETQGAEHIALIKGDIADGKPVLVRMHAMDPMLDVVGVGPKGRRNEFGDAMTLVAQEGRGVLVLLRDVHMELDTVEEASPRTLRQYGLGAQILSSLGLHEIELLTNSPKPKIVGLDAYGLEIIGTRKISEIG is encoded by the coding sequence ATGACCAACACTTACGAGACTCCGGGACCCGTCGAAATGGACTGGTCGGATGCGATAAGCCCGATCGAGGACATCCTTGAGGATGCCCGCAATGGGCGCATGTTCATCCTTGTCGATCACGAGGACCGCGAAAACGAGGGTGATCTGGTCATCCCTGCACAGATGGCCACGCCTGATGCGATCAACTTCATGGCCAAGCACGGGCGCGGCCTGATCTGCCTGACGCTGCCAAGCGAGCGGATCGAGGCGTTGGGACTGCCGTTGATGGCCACCAATAATTCATCGCGCCACGAAACCGCCTTTACCGTCTCCATCGAAGCCCGCGAAGGTGTCACGACCGGAATTTCCGCCCATGACCGCGCGCGCACCGTCGCCGTCGCCATTGATGCGTCAAAAGGTGCGGTCGACATCGCAACCCCCGGCCATGTCTTTCCGCTGCGCGCACGTGATGGCGGCGTGTTGGTGCGCGCCGGCCATACTGAAGCGGCGACTGATATTTCCCGGCTGGCCGGGTTGAACCCGTCGGGCGTGATCTGCGAGATCATGAAGGAAGACGGCGAAATGGCGCGGCTGCCCGATCTGGTCGGCTTTGCCCAGTTGCACGGGCTGAAGATCGGCACGATTTCGGACCTGATCGCCTATCGCCGCCGCCACGACAACCTCGTGCGGGTCAAATCGACCGAAACCATCACGTCTGAATTTGGTGGCGAATGGGAACTCCGCATTTTCTCTGATGAAACGCAGGGCGCGGAACACATCGCCCTGATCAAGGGCGACATTGCAGACGGCAAACCTGTGCTGGTGCGAATGCATGCGATGGACCCGATGCTTGATGTCGTCGGCGTTGGCCCCAAGGGGCGGCGCAACGAGTTCGGCGATGCGATGACCCTTGTCGCGCAAGAAGGACGGGGCGTGCTGGTCTTGCTGCGGGATGTCCATATGGAGCTTGATACGGTGGAAGAGGCGTCGCCCCGCACTTTGCGCCAATACGGGCTCGGCGCGCAGATCCTGTCTTCGCTTGGCCTGCACGAGATCGAATTGCTCACCAACTCTCCCAAGCCGAAAATCGTGGGGCTTGACGCTTATGGGCTGGAAATCATCGGTACGCGCAAAATCTCGGAGATCGGCTAA
- a CDS encoding 6,7-dimethyl-8-ribityllumazine synthase has product MAGPSHYIMPRAEFDKPVKILIVVSPYYKDIADNLVAGAQSEIEAAGGTHEVVEVPGALEIPTAIGIAERMSNYDGYVALGCVIRGETTHYDTVCNDSSRAIQLQGLQGLCIGNGILTVENRKQAEVRADPQDQNKGGGAAAAALHLIALARKWGNAGKGVGFTSQLLAKGGDTV; this is encoded by the coding sequence ATGGCTGGACCATCGCATTACATTATGCCGCGGGCGGAATTTGACAAGCCGGTCAAGATCCTGATCGTCGTGTCCCCTTACTACAAGGACATCGCGGACAATCTGGTCGCAGGTGCGCAGTCTGAAATCGAAGCGGCGGGCGGCACGCATGAGGTTGTCGAGGTGCCGGGCGCACTTGAAATCCCGACGGCAATCGGGATTGCCGAGCGAATGAGCAACTATGACGGCTACGTCGCCCTGGGATGCGTGATCCGGGGTGAGACCACACATTACGACACGGTATGCAATGACAGTTCACGCGCGATCCAATTGCAGGGCTTGCAAGGGCTGTGCATCGGCAACGGAATCCTGACTGTCGAAAACCGCAAACAGGCCGAGGTGCGTGCCGATCCGCAGGATCAGAACAAAGGCGGCGGTGCTGCGGCAGCGGCCTTGCATTTGATCGCGTTGGCCCGCAAATGGGGCAATGCCGGCAAAGGCGTCGGCTTTACCTCTCAGCTATTGGCCAAGGGTGGCGATACCGTATGA
- the nusB gene encoding transcription antitermination factor NusB → MTISGNQRRKMKSAARLYAVQALFQMELSGQTVDQVMREFEDHRFGEVFDDIEMQEGDVDTFRALMEKAVDEQAKIDQLTDRALVAKWPLGRIDPTLRGLFRAAAAEILIGETPPKVVIVEFVDIAGAFFPEGKEPRFVNAVLDHMAHEAVPDAF, encoded by the coding sequence ATGACCATTTCGGGAAATCAGCGGCGCAAGATGAAATCTGCCGCCCGGCTTTACGCAGTACAGGCGTTGTTCCAGATGGAGCTTTCGGGGCAAACCGTCGATCAGGTCATGCGCGAGTTCGAAGATCATCGCTTTGGCGAGGTGTTCGACGATATCGAAATGCAGGAAGGTGATGTCGACACATTTCGTGCGCTCATGGAAAAGGCTGTCGACGAACAGGCCAAAATCGACCAGCTGACGGACCGTGCGCTTGTTGCGAAATGGCCGCTGGGCCGCATTGATCCGACATTGCGCGGCTTGTTCCGCGCCGCAGCCGCCGAAATCCTGATCGGTGAAACGCCACCAAAGGTCGTGATCGTCGAATTCGTCGATATCGCGGGCGCGTTCTTTCCCGAAGGCAAGGAGCCGCGTTTCGTCAATGCCGTACTGGATCATATGGCCCACGAAGCAGTGCCAGACGCGTTCTGA
- a CDS encoding DUF481 domain-containing protein yields MKQNVFVLAAIAAVMSSSAIAQTTAFDNRDAALDAVDDLEEAISEDAERDIRNFGNEGREVGSYGSLALRGTSTSNDGDTSNDLGIGLRWGTYDGVNGFDATASFAYGDDDGVETENNLLIGLDYRRDFSDAFFGYAQADAAFDRLSETEGEYSQDVFIGAGVGYRILNSADTQWSVQAGPGYRFAEVVGGADVEEAAASVSSNFFTSLTETSYVTNDTDVIYSDTATTVTNELALNVDVTETLTMRTSYSTNFNDQTDNSFSDAENKFGIAAVYNFR; encoded by the coding sequence ATGAAACAGAACGTATTCGTATTGGCAGCTATTGCAGCCGTTATGTCATCGTCCGCCATTGCGCAGACAACAGCATTCGACAACCGTGACGCCGCACTTGATGCGGTAGACGATCTTGAAGAAGCTATCAGTGAAGACGCAGAGCGCGACATCCGCAACTTTGGCAACGAAGGTCGTGAAGTCGGCTCCTACGGTAGCCTTGCCCTGCGCGGCACATCGACAAGCAACGATGGCGATACAAGCAACGACCTTGGTATCGGTCTGCGCTGGGGCACCTATGACGGTGTCAACGGTTTTGATGCGACTGCCAGCTTTGCCTATGGCGATGATGACGGCGTCGAAACCGAAAACAACCTGCTGATCGGTCTCGACTATCGTCGCGACTTTTCGGACGCTTTCTTTGGTTACGCACAGGCTGACGCAGCTTTTGACCGCCTGTCCGAAACAGAAGGCGAATATTCGCAGGACGTCTTTATCGGTGCCGGTGTTGGTTACCGTATCCTGAACAGCGCTGACACACAGTGGTCGGTTCAGGCTGGTCCTGGCTACCGCTTTGCGGAAGTCGTCGGTGGCGCAGATGTCGAGGAAGCAGCCGCGTCTGTCTCCTCCAACTTCTTCACAAGCCTGACAGAGACATCCTATGTCACGAACGACACAGACGTCATCTACTCTGACACAGCGACAACAGTGACCAACGAGCTGGCATTGAACGTTGATGTGACAGAAACACTGACAATGCGGACAAGCTACTCCACGAACTTCAACGATCAGACAGACAATTCTTTCTCTGACGCTGAAAACAAGTTCGGGATCGCTGCGGTCTACAACTTCAGATGA
- a CDS encoding LysR family transcriptional regulator, giving the protein MDITLLKTFLEVAATGSFVSASERLYVTQSAVSLRIQRLEDTLGKPLFFRSKAGAELTPAGREFERYALSMIRVWEEARQQIAIPEGFTRSLTIGAQYSLWPRLGFRWIDVLRRDMPDLNIRAELGMPDRLTRFLVEGIMQVGLVYNPNLRPGLSAQKIFDEELVMVASWPDPTLDIGRDYVFVDWGSEFVGAHAIALPELTNPGLTMSLGAMAAEFVINRRAAAYLPARYIKKYLDSGQLHLVPDAPRFPYPAWAVWRDDMEEVLRGEATKALITVAKAAAQDGDAVIAALEDISEEEIEILGEEE; this is encoded by the coding sequence ATGGATATTACGCTTCTGAAGACTTTCCTCGAAGTCGCGGCGACCGGATCTTTCGTGTCCGCCTCTGAACGGCTTTATGTCACGCAATCGGCGGTCTCTCTTCGGATCCAGCGGCTAGAAGACACGCTCGGCAAACCGCTGTTCTTCCGTTCCAAGGCAGGTGCGGAACTCACACCGGCGGGGCGCGAATTCGAACGCTATGCCTTGTCGATGATTCGGGTCTGGGAAGAAGCGCGCCAGCAGATCGCCATTCCCGAAGGATTCACGCGAAGTTTGACGATCGGGGCGCAGTACTCGCTTTGGCCGCGTCTTGGTTTTCGCTGGATCGACGTCTTGCGGCGCGACATGCCGGATCTGAACATCCGCGCAGAACTGGGAATGCCGGATCGTCTGACCCGATTCTTGGTCGAAGGAATCATGCAGGTCGGTCTTGTCTATAACCCCAACCTGAGACCCGGCCTGTCTGCGCAAAAGATATTTGATGAAGAACTTGTCATGGTTGCGTCATGGCCAGACCCGACGCTGGATATCGGGCGGGACTATGTCTTTGTCGATTGGGGGTCAGAGTTTGTCGGCGCGCACGCGATCGCCCTGCCCGAGCTGACAAACCCCGGCCTGACGATGTCGCTGGGCGCCATGGCCGCTGAATTCGTGATCAATCGGCGGGCTGCCGCGTATCTGCCTGCACGTTATATTAAGAAGTACCTTGATAGTGGACAGCTTCACCTTGTGCCCGATGCGCCCCGGTTCCCCTATCCTGCGTGGGCGGTCTGGCGTGATGACATGGAAGAAGTGCTGCGCGGAGAGGCCACCAAGGCATTGATAACAGTCGCAAAGGCCGCAGCGCAGGATGGCGACGCCGTCATTGCCGCGCTTGAAGACATCAGCGAGGAAGAGATCGAAATCCTCGGTGAAGAGGAATGA
- a CDS encoding MmcB family DNA repair protein produces MPDDLQLPQLMPGQLLARGVSRHLRSHDFVSVEELVPTPGLRVDVMGLGPKGEIWVVECKSSRADFQSDSKWDGYLEWCDRFFWAVDTDFPTELLPEGTGLIIADAYDAEIIRMGPESKLAPARRKVMIQKFARHAAVRAQAARDPGMVVLF; encoded by the coding sequence ATGCCAGACGACCTCCAGCTCCCGCAATTGATGCCGGGCCAGTTATTGGCCCGTGGCGTCTCGCGCCACCTGCGCAGCCATGATTTTGTCAGTGTTGAAGAACTTGTGCCAACACCGGGCCTGCGTGTGGATGTGATGGGGCTAGGTCCGAAGGGCGAAATCTGGGTGGTAGAATGCAAGTCCTCGCGCGCCGATTTTCAATCGGACAGCAAATGGGACGGATATCTTGAATGGTGTGACCGGTTCTTCTGGGCGGTCGATACGGATTTTCCGACCGAGCTATTGCCAGAAGGAACCGGGCTGATCATCGCAGATGCATATGACGCGGAAATCATCCGCATGGGGCCGGAATCAAAGTTGGCACCGGCGCGCCGCAAGGTCATGATTCAGAAATTCGCGCGCCATGCCGCTGTCAGGGCGCAAGCCGCCCGCGATCCGGGCATGGTCGTCCTTTTCTAA
- a CDS encoding DUF6324 family protein — protein sequence MGINDERDIEANMQIGPTDMGFVRIFIESQGVEIPMDFEPDEAEDIAEEIRAAAMAARAVGKKKRR from the coding sequence ATGGGCATCAATGACGAACGCGACATCGAAGCGAACATGCAGATCGGGCCCACAGACATGGGCTTTGTCCGTATCTTCATCGAATCCCAAGGTGTCGAAATCCCGATGGATTTCGAACCCGACGAAGCCGAGGACATCGCAGAAGAAATTCGCGCAGCCGCGATGGCCGCACGTGCTGTCGGAAAAAAGAAAAGGCGTTAA
- a CDS encoding RluA family pseudouridine synthase, with protein MSKLITFAIQASPPPRLDKALARDVPDDAHLSRSRLGKLIEGGAVSVDGTAITDPRFKVIEGAQIAVTLEAAEESHIGPENIPLDIIFEDADLIVVNKPAGMVVHPAPGTPSGTLVNALLHHCGDDLSGVGGMKRPGIVHRIDKETSGLLVVAKSDAAHHGLAAQFEKHTVERRYLAVCYGAPDSNDPRLRGIKGTSFEPGNILRVQTFLGRHRTDRQRQAVSFQDGRHAVTRVRILERFGQPVAAALVECWLETGRTHQIRVHMAHCGHALIGDPVYGGRRKLSEKALGVAGVRGAHDFSRQALHAATLGFVHPVTGADLAFEAEIPADLGGLLRDLRQNG; from the coding sequence ATGTCGAAACTGATCACGTTCGCCATCCAAGCCAGCCCGCCGCCGCGGCTGGACAAGGCGTTGGCCCGTGATGTGCCAGACGACGCACACCTCAGCCGGTCGCGGCTTGGCAAGCTGATCGAAGGCGGTGCCGTCAGCGTGGATGGGACAGCCATCACCGACCCCCGCTTCAAAGTTATCGAAGGCGCGCAAATCGCTGTCACACTCGAAGCGGCGGAAGAAAGCCACATCGGCCCCGAAAACATCCCGCTCGACATCATCTTCGAAGATGCCGACCTGATCGTTGTGAATAAACCCGCAGGCATGGTCGTCCATCCCGCCCCCGGCACACCATCTGGAACACTGGTCAACGCGCTGTTGCATCACTGCGGCGATGATCTGTCCGGTGTCGGCGGCATGAAACGCCCCGGCATCGTACACCGAATCGACAAGGAAACGTCCGGTTTGCTTGTGGTCGCCAAGTCGGACGCCGCACATCACGGTCTTGCTGCGCAGTTCGAAAAGCACACGGTCGAACGTCGCTACCTTGCCGTGTGCTATGGCGCGCCTGACAGCAATGACCCACGCTTGCGCGGGATCAAGGGGACATCGTTCGAGCCGGGGAATATCCTGCGGGTGCAAACCTTTCTGGGGCGCCACAGAACTGACCGCCAGCGGCAGGCCGTATCCTTCCAGGACGGGCGGCATGCAGTGACGCGCGTGCGCATTCTGGAAAGGTTCGGGCAGCCTGTTGCGGCAGCGCTTGTCGAATGCTGGCTGGAAACCGGCCGCACACACCAGATCAGGGTGCATATGGCGCATTGTGGCCACGCGCTGATCGGTGATCCGGTCTATGGTGGACGGCGCAAGCTGTCTGAAAAAGCATTGGGCGTTGCCGGCGTGCGCGGGGCACATGACTTTTCGCGGCAGGCGCTGCATGCGGCGACTCTAGGTTTTGTGCATCCCGTCACCGGGGCTGATCTGGCATTCGAAGCGGAAATCCCCGCTGATCTGGGCGGTTTACTGCGCGATCTTCGACAAAACGGGTGA
- the rpoH gene encoding RNA polymerase sigma factor RpoH, which yields MANYTTLPAPTPEGGLNRYMQEIRKFPMLEPEEEYMLAKRWAEDEDTEAAHKLVTSHLRLAAKIAMGYRGYGLPQAEVISEANVGLMQAVKKFDPEKGFRLATYAMWWIRASIQEYVLRSWSLVKMGTTSAQKKLFFNLRKAKSRIGALEDGDMRPENVARIAHDLGVTEAEVVSMNRRLSGGDASLNAQVGSDGEGTMQWQDWLEDEDADQATAYEESDELEARRELLAEAMSVLNDREKDILMQRRLAEETITLEDLSGQYDVSRERIRQIEVRAFEKLQKRMKELAKTKGMLASV from the coding sequence ATGGCAAATTATACAACACTTCCAGCACCGACCCCAGAAGGTGGGTTAAACCGCTATATGCAGGAAATCCGGAAGTTCCCGATGCTGGAACCCGAAGAAGAATACATGCTCGCCAAGCGCTGGGCAGAGGACGAAGACACCGAAGCGGCACACAAGCTGGTCACATCGCACCTGCGCCTTGCTGCGAAAATCGCCATGGGCTACCGCGGCTACGGCTTGCCACAAGCCGAGGTGATTTCGGAAGCAAACGTCGGGCTGATGCAGGCCGTCAAGAAATTCGATCCTGAAAAGGGCTTCCGTCTGGCGACCTACGCCATGTGGTGGATTCGTGCGTCGATTCAGGAATACGTGCTGCGGTCGTGGTCGCTTGTGAAAATGGGCACGACATCGGCGCAAAAGAAACTGTTCTTTAACCTGCGCAAGGCGAAATCGCGGATTGGCGCGTTGGAAGATGGCGATATGCGCCCGGAAAACGTGGCCCGTATCGCCCATGACCTTGGCGTCACCGAAGCCGAAGTTGTCAGCATGAACCGGCGTCTGTCGGGCGGCGATGCCTCGCTGAACGCGCAGGTCGGGTCCGATGGCGAAGGCACGATGCAATGGCAGGACTGGCTCGAAGACGAAGACGCCGATCAAGCCACAGCATACGAAGAAAGCGACGAGTTGGAAGCGCGGCGCGAGCTGCTCGCCGAAGCAATGTCAGTGCTGAATGATCGCGAAAAAGACATCCTGATGCAGCGCCGACTTGCCGAGGAAACGATTACGCTCGAAGACCTGTCCGGTCAGTACGACGTGTCGCGCGAACGCATCCGCCAGATCGAAGTCCGCGCTTTTGAAAAGCTGCAAAAACGGATGAAGGAACTGGCGAAAACCAAAGGGATGCTGGCCAGCGTCTAA
- a CDS encoding Gfo/Idh/MocA family protein: protein MRFGILGAAQFAREYMGPAIHAARGAELAALATSDRGKADAFAAFAPGVTVHDSYDAILDDPSIDAVYIPLPNHLHVPWTIKALEAGKHVLCEKPLALRADDFAQVIAARDAAGKLAAEAFMIVHHPQFIRARELVQGGAIGKLTHVDAVFSFNNAGDTGNIRLDPTKGGGGLYDIGVYTFGSARFVTGQEPDSVPYAKLAYENGVDVFAQVAAVFPDFTYSAVVSMRMFTRQQISFHGDTGVLTLTCPYNANVFGLSELVLENDGMVKTHERWPAVNQYVLQVENFVHSARTGAPYPCPLEFSRGTQEMMDMVFAAGGRDG, encoded by the coding sequence ATGCGATTTGGTATTCTCGGGGCTGCGCAATTCGCGCGCGAATACATGGGGCCGGCAATCCATGCGGCGCGCGGGGCGGAACTGGCCGCGCTCGCGACATCTGATCGCGGAAAAGCCGACGCATTTGCGGCGTTCGCGCCCGGTGTGACAGTCCATGACAGCTACGACGCTATTCTGGACGATCCATCGATTGATGCGGTCTACATCCCGCTGCCCAACCACCTGCACGTTCCCTGGACGATCAAAGCGCTTGAGGCCGGCAAGCACGTATTGTGTGAAAAGCCGCTTGCCCTGCGCGCAGATGATTTTGCGCAGGTGATCGCGGCCCGTGACGCCGCGGGCAAACTGGCGGCAGAGGCGTTCATGATTGTGCATCATCCGCAGTTCATTCGGGCGCGCGAATTGGTACAGGGTGGGGCGATTGGCAAACTGACGCACGTAGATGCAGTGTTTTCCTTCAACAACGCAGGCGACACTGGCAACATCCGGCTGGACCCGACGAAAGGGGGCGGCGGGCTTTATGACATCGGGGTCTATACGTTCGGATCCGCGCGATTCGTGACCGGTCAGGAACCGGACTCCGTGCCTTACGCAAAACTGGCTTACGAAAACGGGGTGGATGTCTTCGCGCAGGTTGCTGCCGTGTTCCCGGATTTTACGTATTCCGCCGTTGTATCGATGCGGATGTTCACGCGACAGCAGATTTCGTTTCATGGCGATACAGGTGTGCTGACGCTGACATGCCCCTACAATGCCAACGTCTTTGGCCTGTCCGAACTTGTGCTGGAAAACGATGGCATGGTGAAAACGCATGAACGCTGGCCGGCGGTGAACCAGTATGTGCTTCAGGTCGAAAACTTCGTTCATTCCGCCCGCACCGGTGCGCCATATCCTTGCCCACTCGAGTTCTCTCGTGGCACACAAGAGATGATGGACATGGTGTTTGCCGCAGGAGGGCGCGATGGCTGA
- a CDS encoding DUF4389 domain-containing protein: MADKDQNPETDFDNMFVRLIFMIIIAVLLSFAHTLLGVMTIAQFIIMLANQRQPNEQLAEFGTTMGVWIAKAARYQTGASEVKPWPWTELD, translated from the coding sequence ATGGCTGACAAAGATCAGAACCCCGAAACAGATTTCGACAACATGTTCGTGCGATTGATTTTCATGATTATCATCGCGGTGCTGCTGTCGTTTGCCCATACACTGCTTGGGGTCATGACGATCGCGCAATTCATCATCATGCTTGCGAACCAGCGCCAGCCGAACGAACAACTGGCCGAATTCGGCACCACGATGGGGGTCTGGATCGCAAAGGCCGCCCGCTACCAGACCGGCGCGAGCGAAGTGAAGCCCTGGCCTTGGACGGAGCTGGATTGA
- a CDS encoding VOC family protein, with protein sequence MSKIRTCLWFESRGAEAAHFYTSLIPGSAVEDDIAPDAEPLLVNFHLAGVPYLALNGGPHYKLNPAASIMVMTEDQAETDMLWKALIADGGAESQCAWCVDRFGVSWQVVPKALPATVGGPDTAGAKRATDAMMQMTKIDIATLEAAYRGD encoded by the coding sequence ATGTCGAAAATTCGCACGTGCCTTTGGTTTGAAAGTCGCGGGGCAGAAGCCGCGCACTTTTACACGTCACTCATTCCGGGTTCCGCTGTCGAGGACGATATCGCGCCGGATGCCGAACCGTTGCTCGTCAACTTTCACCTTGCGGGTGTCCCTTATCTCGCGTTGAACGGCGGACCGCATTACAAGCTCAATCCTGCCGCTTCCATCATGGTCATGACCGAAGATCAGGCCGAAACGGACATGTTGTGGAAAGCGCTGATTGCCGATGGCGGGGCAGAAAGCCAATGCGCGTGGTGTGTCGACCGCTTTGGCGTCAGTTGGCAGGTAGTGCCAAAGGCGTTGCCAGCAACCGTGGGCGGGCCAGACACAGCTGGCGCAAAACGCGCGACAGACGCGATGATGCAGATGACCAAGATTGATATCGCGACCCTGGAAGCGGCCTATCGCGGGGACTGA
- a CDS encoding GNAT family N-acetyltransferase: MITIAPLPRQQIAKVAHLILTEPQYPFVGEILDMTAERDPKTDFHCGLRGKTYVGFFKIDHDLSRKLPELAVGSYGFRGLLIGGQYQGLGYGTALLSALPDYLRKTYPKMDTLWLSVDTINTHAIGCYEKTGWTATGLERDGRSGREMIMHLDLSADQSPR, from the coding sequence GTGATCACCATCGCGCCATTGCCGCGGCAGCAAATTGCCAAGGTGGCGCATTTGATCCTGACAGAGCCGCAGTATCCGTTCGTCGGCGAAATCCTTGATATGACTGCAGAGCGTGATCCGAAAACGGACTTTCACTGCGGACTGCGGGGCAAGACCTATGTCGGTTTCTTCAAGATCGATCATGATCTGTCCCGCAAACTGCCCGAGCTGGCCGTTGGCAGCTACGGTTTTCGCGGCTTGCTGATTGGCGGGCAATATCAGGGGCTTGGCTATGGCACCGCACTGCTGAGCGCCCTTCCCGATTACCTGCGCAAGACCTATCCGAAAATGGATACGCTCTGGCTTAGCGTTGATACGATCAACACTCATGCCATCGGCTGTTACGAAAAGACTGGCTGGACTGCGACCGGTTTGGAGCGCGACGGGCGGTCGGGACGTGAGATGATCATGCACCTCGACCTGAGTGCGGATCAGTCCCCGCGATAG